The sequence below is a genomic window from Deinococcota bacterium.
ACGAGGCGCGCTACGTTAAAGGCCAGCGAGTTGAGAGAAACAGCGTTTCTGAGGTCGCGCTTGGGCACCAAGTCAGGCACCAGGCTCTGCCTGGCCGGCACATCAAAGGCGTTGGTTGTGCCGTTGACGGCGGCGATGAGCAGCAAAATAGGGTAACTCAGCCAGCCCGTGAAGGTCAGCAGCGCCAGCGCGACCGCAGACAAGGCCAGCACGCCTTGGCAGGCCAGCAGCACCGAGCGCCGGGAAGTCGCGTCGATGACGACACCGGCAAAGAGGCTCAAGACGAGGGTGGGGGCGAACTGCAAGGCGCCCACATAGCCGAACTTGATGGCGGCCTCGGCCGGATCAGCGATGAGGTCAAAAACGAGCCAGGCCTGCGCGGTCACCTGCATCCACGAGCCGATGAGGCTAAAGCCCTGGGCGAACCAGTAGTTGCGAAACGCAAGATGCTTAAGCGCGTCAAAGGAGCGGGGAACTTGGCCGATGAGAGGCACAACGCGCCATCATACGCCCACTCGCCTTACCTGGTTGCACAGCAAACACATCTTGCAGCCCCAAGCTATCAGGCGGGCTGGCCACCGGGCACCCGAGGAGATCCGCGGCTTGAAGCACGAGCCCAAACCTCAGGCCGCTCGTTTGGGCGCCGATGCTCCTTTGACCTTGTCCAGAAAGCCACTGTCGCTGAACAGCTCATAAGCGAGCGACGCCAGGATGCGGGCGCCGTCCAGGACGGCCTCGTCTCCCCGCTTGCCCCTTGCAGCGGCAGCGAATTCGGCGGTATGCGGCTGGGCCTTGTCGTCAATAGCCAGATAGGCGTGCAAAGCGGGCAGGCGCTGTGAGACGTTGCCCATGTCGGTCGAGCCGCCGAAATCCAGCGGATGGTAGGGCAAGACCTCGCGTCCGAGCCGCGCGCCGTGCTCGCCGAAACGCTCCGCCAAAACCAGGTTGGTCGCCATGTTCTCGTAGGGTTTCACGCTCTCCTCGAGGCTGAGCGTGGCGCCCGTCATAAGCGCGGCGCCCTCGAAGACCTTCCGGGCGCGAGGGACTAAGCTCTCGTAAAGGTAGTCCCTGCTGGCCGCGCGCAGGAAGACGCGCATGGCCGCTTCCTTGGGGATGATGTTGACCGCGTCACCTCCTTGAGTGACGATGCCGTGGATGCGCACGTCCGGCGTTACCTGCTGGCGCAGGGCGTCGAGGCCGTTAAAGGCGAGCCGCACCGCGTCGAGCGCGTTGACGCCCAGGTGCGGCGCCGCCGCGGCGTGGGCGGGAACGCCGCTGTAGCGCACCTCCCAGCCGACCCGGGCGAGCGACGGGCTACCGATACGCGTCTCGTAGCTGGGGTGAATCATCATGGCGGCGTCGAGCCCTGCAAAGACGCCTGCCTCGAGCAGGATCACCTTGCCGCCGCCGCCCTCCTCGCCCGGCGTGCCAACGACCACGAGCTCGCCTGCTAGGTCCTTCATCAGCGGCGCGAGGGCGAGCGCGCCGCCTAAGCTCATGGTGGCGATCAGGTTGTGTCCGCAGGCGTGGCCGAGGCCCTCGAGCGCGTCGTACTCGCATATGAGGGCGACTTTCGGCCCCGGTCCCTGGCCGCGCAGGCGGGCATAAAAGGCCGTCGCTAGGCCGCCCACCCCGCGTTCGACCTCAAAGCCGCGCGCCTCCAGGGTGTCGGCGAGCCAGCTCGAGGCCTGGACCTCCTCGAAGCGGATCTCGGGGTGCGCGTGGATCTTGTGGCTCAGCTCGAGCAGCAAAGGGCGCAGTTCGTCGGTTTGGGCGTCAATCATCTTGTAAGCGTTTTGCATGGTGAATCCTCCTTACTTTAGGTATAACATCTTAAGCCGCAGCCTCCTGAATAAGCACGAGGGCTCGTTCATCGCCGTCGCCATAGTGCCTACCTAGAACGGTGAGGCAGGAGCAGTGCTCGAGCGCACGTGTTAACATGCGCCTCTAAGGCACGCCCAAAGAGAACGCCGGGTGCTGAAGGCAAGACCGCGGCCGTCAGCTTAGCCGCATGTGAAAGGGAGGTATGCTCGTGAGGAAGACCGTTTTACTCGCTTGTCTGGCGCTGCTCATCAGCTTGGGTACCGTGGGGGCGCAGCAAGATAGGCTCATCACCATCGCCTTTGAGGGTGGCGCCGTCACCATGGACCCCCACAAGCGCCAGGAGACCACCACGCTCGCCTGGCAGCAACACGTCTACGAGTACCTCATTCGCTTAAGCCGCGAGGGCGAGCTGGTGCCCGAGCTGGCCACCTCCTGGGAGGCCGAGGGAGAGAACACCTGGGTCATTACGCTCCGCGAGGGGGTAAGCTGGCACGACGGCAGCCCTTTCACCGCCGAGGACGTGGTGGGCTCGCTGACCCGCGCCAAAACGCACCCCGAGTCGCAGATGGCGCAGTTTCTAACCGCCATGCGCGAGGCGGTCGCTACGGACGCGAACACCGTCGAAATCCACACCGACACGCCCGACCCGCTCCTGCCGCTCAAGCTCGCCCAGGTGCTCGTCGCCAACCCGGACTACGCCGAGGAGGTAGGCGACGACCGGATGGCCAACGAGCCGATAGGCACCGGGCCCTACCGCGCGGTGAGCTACACCACCGACGACTCCCTGACTCTCGAGGCCTTTGAAGACTACTGGGGTGAGCAACCCGAGTTCAGGCGCGTGCGCCTCGTCAACATCCCGGCCGGCGCGACGCGCCTGTCGGCGCTCCTGACGGGCGACGTGGACATCGCCGAAAAGATCCTGCCGCAAGACTTTGAGCGTGTCGAGCGCAGCCCAGACGCCTACATCACCATGGCGCCAAGCACCCGCGTCATCTACCTCACCATGAACTTTGCGTGCCGCGAGAACTGCCCGGCGAGCGGCCTGCCCGGCGGCGTCAACCCCTTTGTCGACCCCACGGTCCGCCAGGCGGTCGCCCACGCCATCAATGTCGACGCCATCATCGAGCGGGTGATGGGCGGGGTCGTCACCCCCGCCACGCAGTACATCTCCCCCATCGACTACCTCTACGACCCGCTCATCGAGCGCTTCGACTACAACCCCGAGCGCGCCCGCGAGCTGCTGGCCGCAGCCGGTTACGAGAACGGCTTCCGGATTCGCTTAGACGCGCCCAACGAC
It includes:
- a CDS encoding M20 family metallopeptidase, translated to MQNAYKMIDAQTDELRPLLLELSHKIHAHPEIRFEEVQASSWLADTLEARGFEVERGVGGLATAFYARLRGQGPGPKVALICEYDALEGLGHACGHNLIATMSLGGALALAPLMKDLAGELVVVGTPGEEGGGGKVILLEAGVFAGLDAAMMIHPSYETRIGSPSLARVGWEVRYSGVPAHAAAAPHLGVNALDAVRLAFNGLDALRQQVTPDVRIHGIVTQGGDAVNIIPKEAAMRVFLRAASRDYLYESLVPRARKVFEGAALMTGATLSLEESVKPYENMATNLVLAERFGEHGARLGREVLPYHPLDFGGSTDMGNVSQRLPALHAYLAIDDKAQPHTAEFAAAARGKRGDEAVLDGARILASLAYELFSDSGFLDKVKGASAPKRAA
- a CDS encoding ABC transporter substrate-binding protein, which produces MRKTVLLACLALLISLGTVGAQQDRLITIAFEGGAVTMDPHKRQETTTLAWQQHVYEYLIRLSREGELVPELATSWEAEGENTWVITLREGVSWHDGSPFTAEDVVGSLTRAKTHPESQMAQFLTAMREAVATDANTVEIHTDTPDPLLPLKLAQVLVANPDYAEEVGDDRMANEPIGTGPYRAVSYTTDDSLTLEAFEDYWGEQPEFRRVRLVNIPAGATRLSALLTGDVDIAEKILPQDFERVERSPDAYITMAPSTRVIYLTMNFACRENCPASGLPGGVNPFVDPTVRQAVAHAINVDAIIERVMGGVVTPATQYISPIDYLYDPLIERFDYNPERARELLAAAGYENGFRIRLDAPNDRYLNDALVAQAIGGMLGAVGIEVEVNATTRTVFFPLIDEGEFMMYLAGWGSPDVVSTFNNMIHTRDPEAGFGRLNRYFYANPEMDALITEVNAEFNEARRIELIHEINRHTLTEDVVWIPLYVESVIAGVRSDIDFEANPQEYILAFELQSR